A genomic stretch from Sphingobacterium sp. ML3W includes:
- the tpiA gene encoding triose-phosphate isomerase, with amino-acid sequence MRKKIVAGNWKMNLDYQSGLSLFSEIINMAKDEVIGNQELVVCSPFIHLSSLGQLSKNVANVNIGAQNIHQAESGAYTGEISAGQVKSVGASHVILGHSERRAYFGETDALLAAKVDVALKHGLTPIFCIGETKEERESGDFFEIIKTQLTAGLFHLSNEAFAAVVLAYEPVWAIGTGLTASPEQAQEVHQFIRQVVAEKYGQEAADNTSILYGGSCNPGNAKDLFAQADIDGGLIGGASLKSRDFIDIAKVFNG; translated from the coding sequence ATGCGTAAGAAAATCGTAGCTGGTAATTGGAAAATGAATTTAGACTATCAATCAGGATTAAGTTTATTCTCTGAAATTATCAATATGGCCAAAGATGAAGTAATTGGAAATCAGGAACTGGTTGTTTGTAGCCCTTTCATCCACTTGTCAAGTCTTGGGCAATTATCTAAGAATGTTGCTAATGTGAATATTGGTGCACAAAATATTCATCAGGCGGAGTCTGGAGCATACACAGGTGAGATTTCAGCAGGTCAGGTAAAATCGGTAGGTGCTTCACATGTGATCTTAGGTCACTCTGAAAGACGTGCTTATTTTGGTGAAACAGATGCGTTGTTGGCTGCTAAAGTAGATGTCGCGCTGAAACATGGCCTGACGCCTATATTTTGTATCGGAGAAACAAAAGAAGAACGTGAATCGGGTGATTTCTTTGAAATAATTAAAACACAATTGACAGCTGGATTGTTCCATTTGTCCAATGAAGCTTTTGCTGCAGTCGTATTGGCTTATGAGCCAGTTTGGGCGATCGGCACAGGACTTACGGCTAGTCCAGAGCAAGCGCAAGAAGTTCATCAGTTTATCCGTCAGGTTGTCGCAGAAAAATACGGACAAGAAGCAGCGGATAACACAAGTATCCTTTATGGTGGGTCTTGTAATCCGGGCAATGCCAAGGATCTATTTGCACAGGCAGATATTGATGGTGGTTTGATTGGAGGAGCTTCTTTGAAATCGAGAGATTTTATAGATATTGCCAAAGTGTTTAACGGCTAA
- a CDS encoding putative sugar nucleotidyl transferase has protein sequence MKIFFVDCFDAIRPLDKLTFPLTSFDKKSLYPFTFIKSCLDLRVGILTLREKWYRLAQVFKLEFVEGDVLEDSIVCLSENIIPSEGLLRAITAMEAGEALQQNGTVFAWRYHQEGTFKLKDADDTISLLKGVEDLFLLTGAEIVNDFNLLAKKTAAVTVSPTNRLLGTDFYIAEQVTMECVTLNSTTGPIYIDEGVTIMEGAYLRGPLYLGKGAVVKMGATIYGNVSVGKQSVVGGEVGNSVIGDFSAKGHHGYLGCSVIGDWCNLGAGTSNSNLKNNLKTVTIYDYKLEDFRDTGLLKCGVFVGDYTRAGINSSFNTGTVIGIASMLADTSFYAKFVPSFAWVFNGDTQIYNFDKFMEYLEALYMSKNEELPERLIRELNQLNKNIIKS, from the coding sequence GTGAAAATCTTTTTTGTAGATTGTTTTGATGCTATCCGACCGTTGGATAAGCTCACTTTCCCGCTGACTTCTTTTGATAAAAAGAGTTTATATCCTTTTACCTTTATTAAATCCTGTCTTGACTTACGTGTCGGTATACTGACACTAAGGGAGAAATGGTATAGGTTGGCTCAGGTGTTCAAATTAGAGTTTGTTGAAGGTGATGTTCTGGAAGATAGTATTGTATGCCTGTCCGAGAATATTATTCCATCTGAGGGCTTATTGCGGGCTATTACTGCAATGGAAGCGGGAGAGGCCTTACAACAAAATGGAACAGTCTTCGCCTGGCGATATCATCAAGAGGGTACCTTTAAATTAAAGGATGCTGATGACACCATATCTTTGTTGAAAGGGGTAGAGGACCTGTTTTTATTAACGGGCGCTGAAATTGTCAATGATTTCAACCTTTTAGCAAAAAAGACAGCCGCTGTGACAGTCTCTCCGACAAACCGGTTGCTGGGTACGGATTTTTACATTGCTGAACAGGTCACGATGGAGTGTGTGACACTCAACTCGACCACTGGACCCATTTACATTGATGAAGGTGTTACAATTATGGAAGGAGCATATCTGCGGGGGCCTTTATACCTAGGGAAGGGGGCTGTCGTGAAAATGGGCGCAACAATCTATGGGAATGTATCTGTTGGTAAGCAGAGTGTTGTAGGTGGTGAGGTAGGTAATTCAGTTATTGGTGACTTCTCAGCAAAAGGTCATCACGGCTATTTGGGCTGTTCGGTCATTGGTGACTGGTGTAATCTCGGTGCAGGAACATCCAATTCAAATCTAAAAAACAATCTAAAAACGGTAACGATCTATGATTATAAACTGGAAGACTTTAGAGATACAGGCTTATTGAAGTGTGGCGTTTTTGTAGGTGACTATACACGAGCGGGGATCAACTCATCTTTCAATACCGGAACTGTAATTGGAATTGCAAGTATGCTAGCAGATACAAGTTTTTATGCTAAATTTGTACCGTCGTTTGCCTGGGTGTTCAATGGAGATACACAGATCTATAACTTTGATAAGTTTATGGAGTATCTGGAAGCGCTATATATGTCGAAAAATGAGGAACTACCGGAACGGCTCATAAGGGAATTGAATCAACTTAACAAAAATATAATTAAATCGTAA
- a CDS encoding type B 50S ribosomal protein L31 produces MKKDLHPSNYRLVVFKDMSNDYAFITKSCVDTKETIQWEDGNEYPVVKLEISHTSHPFYTGKMKLVDTAGRIDKFRSRYNKK; encoded by the coding sequence ATGAAAAAAGATTTGCATCCTTCAAATTACAGATTAGTTGTATTTAAAGATATGTCAAACGACTATGCTTTTATTACTAAATCTTGTGTTGACACGAAAGAGACTATTCAGTGGGAAGATGGTAATGAGTATCCAGTTGTAAAATTAGAGATTTCTCATACATCACACCCTTTCTATACAGGTAAAATGAAATTGGTTGATACTGCTGGACGTATCGACAAATTCCGTAGCCGTTACAACAAAAAATAA
- a CDS encoding DUF2853 family protein: protein MSKLDEKIAAYTAESKKLGLSLDDAFIAKVTKGMGPSIYNADSETIAASDPEELNRVKQNFLIKKLGLKDGPDLDKALEEVITAIGKSNKNKYRVLVYALLAKKFKKESVYQ from the coding sequence ATGAGCAAATTAGATGAAAAAATTGCTGCATATACTGCAGAATCCAAAAAACTAGGTCTATCACTAGATGATGCGTTTATTGCAAAAGTGACAAAAGGAATGGGACCTTCCATTTACAATGCAGATTCAGAAACTATTGCAGCATCAGATCCCGAGGAGCTTAATCGTGTCAAGCAAAATTTCCTGATCAAAAAATTAGGTCTTAAAGATGGTCCTGATTTAGACAAGGCATTAGAAGAGGTTATTACCGCTATTGGTAAATCCAATAAAAATAAATACCGTGTTTTGGTGTATGCTTTATTGGCAAAAAAATTCAAAAAAGAATCTGTTTACCAATAA
- a CDS encoding carbohydrate-binding family 9-like protein: protein MKKLTILPIASDLTGSHNFNQLSDLVKDLEWNTLEYSNWSESYPYKPQVRFKIGYTQKALLLQFDVAEEQLRGNYAEVNQNVWEDSCVELFVSFDDRKHYYNHYYNIEFNLIGTGLIGYGTPDKSTRNRLSAAEIETVQAFSMIERHSGTDRRWSMIQVIPLAVFKFNDTSDLKGKKIHGNFYKCGDNLKSPHFLSWNKVDNPTPNFHLPQFFGELIFG, encoded by the coding sequence ATGAAGAAACTAACCATTCTGCCTATTGCATCAGATTTGACCGGCAGTCACAATTTTAATCAGCTTTCGGATCTTGTCAAAGATTTGGAATGGAATACATTGGAATATAGTAATTGGAGCGAGTCGTATCCTTACAAGCCGCAGGTGCGATTTAAAATTGGTTACACACAAAAAGCATTGCTGTTGCAGTTTGATGTCGCAGAAGAGCAATTGCGTGGAAATTATGCGGAGGTGAATCAAAATGTATGGGAGGATAGTTGTGTAGAGCTTTTCGTTTCGTTTGACGATCGTAAGCATTATTATAATCATTATTATAATATTGAGTTTAATTTGATAGGAACAGGACTGATCGGCTACGGCACTCCTGATAAATCAACGAGAAATAGGCTCAGTGCGGCGGAGATTGAGACGGTGCAGGCATTCTCCATGATTGAACGGCATAGTGGCACTGACAGGCGTTGGAGTATGATCCAAGTCATTCCACTGGCTGTCTTTAAATTTAATGATACAAGTGATCTGAAAGGGAAGAAAATACATGGGAACTTCTACAAGTGTGGTGACAACCTAAAAAGTCCGCATTTTCTGTCATGGAATAAAGTAGATAATCCAACCCCTAATTTCCATTTACCTCAATTCTTTGGGGAATTGATTTTTGGATAG
- a CDS encoding aminoglycoside phosphotransferase family protein, giving the protein MSDFNQLVVENAAKQFTLEGDIISVQPFGSGHINDTYRVITSIDRGISHLLQRINHHVFPNVDGLMHNIEIVTKHLSKKVKVADGKQVSDHVLTIIPTLEGKLYTTDSTGNYWRMFILIEDTKSYDIVETEVQAAEGGRAFGLFQKQLSDLDASRIVEVLPNFHNVEFRLDNLRKAIAKDVCQRVRLVQDKLDFIFSREDRMKTILDLGNKGALPLRITHNDTKFNNVLLDVHDKMQCVIDLDTVMPGYVAYDFGDAIRTIINPVAEDEKDISKIVLNLSLYKAYAEGYLEEANEFLTTLEKETLVDGAFLLPYMQGVRFLTDYIEGDHYYKTKYDEHNLVRTNTQLKLVEEMEKNEEFMRKVIFDCI; this is encoded by the coding sequence ATGTCTGATTTTAACCAATTAGTAGTAGAGAACGCAGCAAAACAATTCACATTAGAAGGAGATATCATTTCAGTGCAGCCTTTTGGTTCTGGTCATATCAATGATACTTATCGTGTAATTACCTCTATAGATCGTGGAATATCGCATTTATTGCAACGCATTAACCATCACGTTTTTCCAAATGTGGACGGCTTGATGCATAATATTGAAATCGTAACAAAACACCTCAGCAAAAAAGTAAAAGTTGCCGACGGCAAGCAGGTTAGTGATCATGTTCTGACGATCATTCCTACACTGGAGGGCAAGTTATATACAACGGATAGTACCGGGAATTACTGGCGTATGTTTATCCTGATCGAGGATACGAAGAGTTATGATATTGTAGAGACAGAAGTGCAGGCGGCGGAAGGCGGACGTGCTTTTGGACTGTTCCAGAAACAGCTTTCTGACCTGGATGCTTCCCGTATTGTGGAGGTGCTTCCTAATTTTCATAATGTAGAATTCCGACTTGATAACCTGAGAAAGGCTATCGCAAAAGATGTCTGCCAACGTGTTCGTCTGGTGCAAGATAAGCTGGATTTTATCTTTAGCCGTGAAGACCGCATGAAGACGATTCTGGATTTGGGAAATAAAGGTGCATTGCCGCTACGTATCACACATAACGATACAAAGTTTAACAACGTATTGCTTGACGTTCATGATAAAATGCAATGTGTAATTGATTTGGATACAGTAATGCCAGGGTATGTGGCCTATGATTTTGGGGATGCCATCCGCACCATTATTAACCCCGTTGCTGAAGATGAGAAGGATATATCGAAAATCGTGCTGAACCTTTCGTTGTATAAGGCTTATGCGGAAGGGTATTTGGAAGAAGCAAACGAATTTTTGACTACACTGGAAAAAGAAACTTTAGTGGATGGCGCATTTTTGTTGCCTTATATGCAAGGTGTACGTTTCTTGACTGATTATATCGAGGGTGACCACTATTATAAAACCAAATATGACGAACATAATTTGGTACGCACCAATACACAGCTGAAATTGGTAGAGGAGATGGAAAAGAATGAGGAATTTATGAGAAAGGTAATTTTTGATTGTATTTAA
- a CDS encoding Gfo/Idh/MocA family oxidoreductase — MDRRNFIKSTAITTAGIGVLSSTDLFAQTNGKIKIGFIGVGLRGRNHVQIALHRDDLEIVAICDTQEESLAQCRKQFNEKGTKLPKEYTGGVDAYKKMLSSEKLDAVIIATPWQFHKDQAIDAMKAGLYVGCEVIAGLTVQDHWDVVKASEETGKPYMTLENVAFRRDVLAVLNMHRQGLFGELLHLEGGYQHDLREVLFNDGKSYYGHGVEYGPKALSEAQWRTQFNIDQDGDLYPTHGLGPIMQFVDINKGNRFTHITSYSSKARGLAAYVNKVSPGHANSKLNYKNGDITQTMLQCANGETMLLTHDTHLPRPYSIGFRVQGTDGIWMDVAKGIHIEGKSKPHTWDPADEWVKKYDHPIWKKYEELATGSGHGGMDWFVFNAFIQAVKQKVQTPIDVYDSVTMSAVFPLSTESIKKGNKTLEFPDFTKGKWKTKKNTFMLDDSGM; from the coding sequence ATGGATAGAAGAAATTTTATTAAATCAACTGCCATCACTACCGCTGGAATCGGCGTTCTTTCAAGCACAGACTTATTTGCTCAAACAAACGGGAAGATAAAAATCGGCTTTATCGGGGTTGGCCTTCGTGGACGTAATCACGTTCAGATTGCCTTACATAGAGACGATTTAGAAATTGTGGCAATATGTGATACACAAGAAGAATCTCTTGCACAATGCCGTAAACAGTTCAATGAGAAAGGCACCAAACTTCCGAAAGAGTATACTGGAGGCGTTGATGCTTATAAAAAAATGTTGAGCAGCGAAAAATTAGATGCCGTTATCATCGCAACACCTTGGCAATTTCACAAAGACCAAGCTATTGATGCCATGAAAGCGGGTTTATATGTAGGTTGTGAGGTTATCGCAGGCTTGACCGTACAAGATCACTGGGATGTCGTAAAAGCTTCTGAAGAGACAGGAAAACCTTACATGACATTGGAAAATGTTGCTTTCCGTCGCGATGTGCTTGCTGTACTAAATATGCACAGACAAGGTTTATTCGGCGAATTGTTACATCTTGAAGGTGGTTATCAACATGATTTACGCGAAGTTCTATTCAATGATGGAAAGAGTTATTACGGTCATGGTGTAGAGTACGGACCAAAAGCACTTTCTGAAGCACAATGGCGTACACAGTTCAACATTGACCAAGATGGTGACCTTTACCCAACACATGGTTTAGGTCCAATCATGCAATTTGTTGACATCAACAAAGGCAATAGATTTACACACATCACATCTTACTCAAGTAAGGCACGTGGTTTGGCGGCTTATGTGAATAAAGTATCACCAGGACACGCTAACAGCAAGCTGAACTATAAAAACGGCGACATTACACAAACGATGTTACAATGTGCAAATGGTGAAACAATGTTGTTAACACATGATACCCATTTACCAAGACCATATTCTATCGGTTTCCGCGTACAGGGTACAGACGGTATCTGGATGGACGTAGCTAAAGGTATCCATATCGAAGGTAAATCAAAACCACATACTTGGGATCCGGCAGACGAATGGGTTAAAAAATACGACCACCCTATCTGGAAGAAATACGAAGAATTAGCAACTGGCTCAGGTCACGGTGGTATGGACTGGTTTGTATTCAATGCTTTTATCCAAGCTGTAAAACAAAAAGTTCAAACGCCAATTGACGTTTATGATTCAGTAACGATGAGTGCAGTATTCCCACTTTCTACAGAATCTATCAAAAAAGGTAATAAAACTTTAGAGTTCCCAGATTTCACAAAAGGGAAGTGGAAGACAAAGAAAAACACCTTTATGCTTGACGATAGCGGTATGTAA
- a CDS encoding hemolysin family protein — protein sequence MLTEAIIILVLIILNGILSASEISIVSSRKARLQAESDKNNPAAKIALHLKESPNSFLSTVQIGITLIGILTGFFSGGSISAYLIEVFNKSSILAPYSHELAVVLVVLIITYFSLVLGELVPKRIGMAIPEKYAMFIAYPMNLLSKIVRPFVWLLSASTEFIVKILNIKSTGNSVTEEEIKALVDEGVDSGVIEGIEHDIVDRLLSLGDKKAINLMTHRKNIVFLDLEDSFEENRQIILDNDHSIYPVCEGGLDNIKGVVHVKSLLRQCFQDKPFDLRELLLPIKFVNEFSPSYSIMNALRTSQVHQAVVIDEYGSPQGIITLRDIVGDLVGNITESDISVRPKMRQLESGDYVVDGQYQIEDLLDEFEVGLSEEDEDDINNVTTVGGLVFLLLDHVPEEGERVRFKNMIFEVLDMDGNRIDKLLLKIEE from the coding sequence ATGCTCACCGAAGCAATTATAATCTTAGTACTAATCATCTTAAATGGAATCCTGTCTGCTTCCGAAATTTCAATTGTTTCCAGCAGAAAGGCGCGCTTACAGGCCGAGAGCGATAAGAATAATCCAGCTGCCAAGATTGCACTACATCTCAAGGAATCCCCCAATAGCTTCCTATCCACAGTACAAATTGGGATTACGCTAATTGGTATCTTAACAGGTTTCTTTTCGGGTGGTAGCATCTCTGCCTACCTGATCGAAGTTTTTAATAAATCAAGTATACTCGCCCCCTATAGCCACGAGTTAGCAGTTGTTTTGGTGGTGCTGATCATTACCTATTTTTCTTTGGTTCTTGGCGAACTGGTACCCAAGCGTATTGGCATGGCTATTCCTGAAAAATATGCTATGTTCATTGCTTACCCCATGAACTTGCTCAGCAAGATTGTCAGACCATTTGTCTGGTTATTGAGTGCCTCTACTGAGTTTATTGTCAAGATCCTCAATATCAAAAGTACGGGAAACAGTGTTACCGAAGAAGAGATCAAGGCATTGGTGGACGAGGGGGTTGATAGTGGTGTAATTGAAGGTATTGAACACGACATCGTGGATCGTCTTCTCAGCTTAGGCGACAAAAAAGCTATCAATCTGATGACTCACCGCAAGAATATTGTATTTCTGGATCTTGAAGATAGTTTTGAAGAAAACAGGCAGATTATCCTTGACAATGACCATTCCATTTATCCTGTTTGCGAAGGTGGACTGGACAATATCAAAGGTGTTGTTCATGTCAAATCTCTGCTTAGACAGTGTTTTCAAGACAAACCCTTTGATCTCAGGGAACTTCTGCTGCCGATCAAGTTCGTCAACGAATTCAGTCCTTCATATAGTATTATGAATGCGCTGAGGACATCGCAGGTGCACCAAGCCGTGGTTATTGACGAATATGGCTCTCCACAAGGTATTATTACACTACGCGATATCGTAGGCGACCTGGTTGGTAACATTACCGAAAGCGATATCAGTGTACGCCCCAAAATGCGTCAATTGGAAAGTGGCGACTATGTTGTTGATGGCCAATATCAGATCGAGGATCTCCTGGATGAATTTGAGGTAGGCCTTTCAGAAGAAGACGAGGACGACATCAACAATGTCACGACAGTCGGAGGCCTGGTATTTTTATTACTGGATCACGTCCCTGAGGAGGGCGAACGTGTACGCTTCAAAAATATGATATTTGAAGTATTGGACATGGATGGCAATCGTATAGATAAGCTGTTATTAAAAATCGAGGAATAA
- a CDS encoding peptide MFS transporter gives MNQEKDQVLVAHLAKQGIDDKMVNGHPAGLFVLFFTEMWERFSYYGMRALLTLFLISTIADGGWEWSNERAMKLYGLYTGFVYLTPLIGGMIADKLTGFKKAILIGALIMTLGHLSMAFEAVNSGFFFLGLLLMILGNGMFKPNISSMVGNLYPDKSAKKDAGYTIFYMGINAGSFLGMLLCGYIGEKIGWHYGFGLAGVFMFFGMLQFYFGQKIFGIIGDTPKALQAYHDEKVKNKEEVDEVIPGHVVRDRLIVVTIFMLASVVFFLSFEQAGGSMSIFAKDYTQRVLSGDSAVAFKWIDTILTIVPIVIVTIVLTALARKIYKQYPLTILFTAISFGIIWCLGLWKVFREIGITGSEVGASWFQILNAFFIISLASSFSKFWEKIWNPSGPVKFAMGLILVGIGFAALAYGANDIPQGAKTASVSMIWLVIAYFFHSAGELCLSPVGLSYVSKLSPKKFLGLLFGCWFCASAIANFIGGFLGSYIDKITAEHSMSYFFMIFAIVPAVTALLLIVFNPILKKMMHGIN, from the coding sequence ATGAATCAAGAAAAAGATCAAGTTCTTGTAGCACATCTGGCCAAGCAGGGGATAGATGACAAGATGGTAAATGGGCATCCTGCCGGATTATTTGTGCTGTTCTTTACGGAAATGTGGGAGCGTTTTAGTTATTATGGAATGCGGGCGCTATTGACCTTGTTTTTAATCAGTACTATCGCTGATGGGGGATGGGAATGGAGCAATGAACGCGCAATGAAGTTATATGGTTTATATACAGGTTTTGTTTATTTGACTCCGCTGATCGGTGGTATGATTGCGGATAAATTGACCGGTTTTAAGAAGGCTATCTTGATCGGTGCATTGATTATGACGCTGGGTCACCTATCCATGGCTTTTGAGGCCGTCAATTCAGGCTTCTTTTTCTTAGGTCTACTCTTGATGATCTTGGGAAATGGGATGTTCAAACCGAATATCTCCTCAATGGTTGGAAATCTATATCCAGATAAAAGTGCGAAGAAAGATGCTGGTTACACGATTTTCTATATGGGTATCAATGCTGGTTCATTTTTGGGAATGCTTTTGTGTGGTTATATCGGTGAGAAGATCGGTTGGCACTATGGATTTGGTTTAGCAGGCGTTTTCATGTTTTTTGGAATGTTACAATTCTATTTTGGTCAGAAAATATTCGGAATTATCGGCGATACTCCCAAAGCTTTACAGGCTTATCACGATGAGAAAGTCAAAAATAAAGAAGAGGTTGATGAGGTCATACCTGGTCATGTCGTTAGAGACCGTCTTATTGTCGTCACAATATTCATGCTTGCCAGTGTGGTATTCTTTTTATCTTTTGAGCAAGCCGGAGGTTCAATGTCTATTTTTGCCAAAGATTATACACAGCGCGTACTTTCGGGGGACTCAGCAGTGGCCTTTAAATGGATTGATACTATCCTAACGATTGTTCCCATTGTTATTGTAACTATTGTATTGACTGCTCTGGCAAGAAAGATCTATAAGCAATATCCATTGACAATTTTGTTTACAGCGATTTCCTTTGGTATTATCTGGTGTTTGGGCTTATGGAAAGTATTTCGTGAGATCGGTATAACAGGCTCGGAGGTTGGCGCTTCTTGGTTCCAGATATTAAATGCATTTTTTATTATTTCGCTAGCATCGTCTTTCAGTAAATTCTGGGAAAAAATATGGAATCCTTCGGGACCTGTAAAATTCGCTATGGGTTTGATCTTGGTCGGTATTGGTTTTGCGGCCTTGGCTTACGGTGCAAATGATATTCCGCAGGGGGCAAAAACAGCTTCAGTTAGTATGATATGGCTTGTTATCGCTTATTTCTTCCACTCAGCGGGAGAACTTTGTCTGTCACCCGTAGGACTTTCTTATGTTAGTAAACTCTCTCCAAAGAAGTTTTTAGGCTTACTTTTTGGCTGTTGGTTCTGTGCTTCGGCCATCGCTAATTTTATTGGTGGATTTTTAGGTTCCTATATTGATAAAATTACAGCGGAGCATTCGATGTCTTATTTCTTCATGATCTTTGCTATCGTTCCAGCTGTAACTGCATTATTATTGATCGTTTTCAATCCTATTCTGAAGAAGATGATGCACGGCATTAACTAA